In one Silene latifolia isolate original U9 population chromosome 10, ASM4854445v1, whole genome shotgun sequence genomic region, the following are encoded:
- the LOC141605774 gene encoding B3 domain-containing protein REM6-like isoform X1 produces MIFNGYVPHRFIIESAMTRQCWRVEIEEERDGVIYFREGWEDFVETHALETGDFLLFEYEEQSIFLVKVYDRNGCQKMVLDAQGGKHNPVKIIEFEEREESGAFKYEPKLLGTNLPGQERAKRLYTDKSGIYKKKHAITRIPMKHVRTARVLFTENKMIFSVKIHKYMKYQFQQMTLPKAIAMKLAKKNELILEDAMGNRWPVGLSHVIDGRAAITRGWRAFTRDNKVAGGDLLRFEFLSDDLVNVFVKKASQVEHKSEEANLQKGATIAQNMTCETDELDSFCTDVSPAEASITTRRGGKRGSSESSSSSFSLLWRPATAGIYLHVPKAVIEGQNLVNKDNVVLRDPDGKCWPLEVSTRRDGRVALTNGWVDFWKGHAIKVGDSLDFEFVSEYLIQVKINRGKLDDLDSCTADVNLAEASITSKRARKRGCSAEPTSSSFSFLWGPATPGAYLHVPKVVTEGQNLANKDSVVLRDSDGKCWPVKVTMRRDGRVALTNGWDDFWKTQGIKAGDSLDFEFVCEDLIQVKINRGTPFKFRNKVEKDINLSPTNNNDPPTEPEMFMTQAAVPVVNRPETTDAALELVDFS; encoded by the exons ATGATCTTTAATGGGTATGTACCTCATCGATTTATCATTGAGAGTGCTATGACTCGTCAATGCTGGAGAGTGGAAATAGAAGAGGAGAGGGACGGAGTAATTTATTTTCGTGAAGGCTGGGAGGATTTCGTAGAAACACACGCTTTAGAAACTGGTGACTTCCTACTCTTTGAATACGAAGAACAGTCGATTTTCCTAGTGAAAGTATATGACAGAAATGGGTGTCAAAAGATGGTTCTAGATGCACAAGGGGGTAAACATAATCCTGTTAAGATTATTGAATTTGAAGAAAGGGAAGAGAGTGGAGCCTTCAAATATGAACCAAAATTACTCGGAACAAATCTCCCTGGTCAAGAGCGTGCAAAACGGTTATACACAG ATAAAAGCGGGATATACAAGAAGAAGCACGCAATTACGAGGATTCCAATGAAACATGTAAGAACAGCCAGGGTGCTGTTCACTGAAAACAAAATGATTTTCTCTGTTAAGATCCACAAATATATGAAATATCAATTTCAGCAGATG ACCTTACCAAAGGCGATAGCAATGAAGTTAGCGAAGAAAAATGAATTGATACTTGAGGATGCTATGGGAAATCGTTGGCCAGTTGGACTCTCACATGTTATTGATGGTCGTGCGGCTATAACTCGTGGATGGAGGGCATTTACGAGAGATAATAAAGTTGCAGGCGGAGATTTATTGAGGTTCGAGTTTCTCTCAGATGATCTCGTCAATGTTTTTGTAAAAAAAGCTTCTCAAGTTGAACATAAATCTGAAGAAGCAAATTTGCAAAAAGGAGCAACCATAGCACAAAATATGACTT GTGAAACTGATGAGCTTGATTCTTTTTGCACGGATGTCAGTCCAGCTGAAGCTTCAATCACCACCAGAAGAGGCGGAAAGAGGGGTTCTTCTGAATCAAGCAGTTCTTCGTTTTCTCTCTTATGGAGGCCAGCCACTGCTGGCATTTACCTG CATGTTCCAAAGGCAGTAATTGAGGGCCAGAATCTAGTGAATAAAGACAATGTAGTGCTTCGTGATCCTGACGGCAAGTGTTGGCCGCTTGAAGTAAGCACACGCCGTGATGGTCGTGTCGCCTTAACCAATGGATGGGTTGATTTTTGGAAAGGTCATGCCATCAAAGTCGGCGACTCCTTGGATTTTGAATTTGTCTCTGAGTATTTAATTCAAGTAAAGATCAATAGAG GTAAACTCGATGACCTCGATTCTTGTACCGCTGATGTCAATCTTGCTGAAGCTTCAATCACCTCCAAAAGGGCTAGAAAGAGGGGTTGTTCAGCTGAGCCGACTAGTTCTTCATTTTCTTTCTTATGGGGACCGGCCACTCCTGGCGCTTACCTG CATGTTCCGAAGGTAGTTACAGAAGGTCAGAATCTGGCGAATAAGGACAGTGTAGTGCTTCGTGATTCTGACGGCAAGTGTTGGCCGGTCAAAGTAACCATGCGTCGTGATGGTCGTGTTGCCTTAACCAATGGATGGGATGACTTCTGGAAAACTCAGGGCATCAAAGCAGGTGACTCCTTGGATTTTGAATTTGTGTGTGAGGATCTCATTCAAGTTAAAATTAATAGAGGTACGCCGTTCAAATTCCGTAATAAAGTTGAAAAAGATATCAACTTGAGCCCCACTAATAACAATGACCCTCCTACGGAGCCAGAAATGTTCATGACCCAGGCTGCTGTACCGGTGGTTAATAGGCCTGAAACGACTGATGCTGCACTTGAACTTGTTGATTTCAGTTAG
- the LOC141605774 gene encoding B3 domain-containing protein REM6-like isoform X2, protein MIFNGYVPHRFIIESAMTRQCWRVEIEEERDGVIYFREGWEDFVETHALETGDFLLFEYEEQSIFLVKVYDRNGCQKMVLDAQGGKHNPVKIIEFEEREESGAFKYEPKLLGTNLPGQERAKRLYTDKSGIYKKKHAITRIPMKHVRTARVLFTENKMIFSVKIHKYMKYQFQQMTLPKAIAMKLAKKNELILEDAMGNRWPVGLSHVIDGRAAITRGWRAFTRDNKVAGGDLLRFEFLSDDLVNVFVKKASQVEHKSEEANLQKGATIAQNMTCETDELDSFCTDVSPAEASITTRRGGKRGSSESSSSSFSLLWRPATAGIYLHVPKAVIEGQNLVNKDNVVLRDPDGKCWPLEVSTRRDGRVALTNGWVDFWKGHAIKVGDSLDFEFVSEYLIQVKINRGKLDDLDSCTADVNLAEASITSKRARKRGCSAEPTSSSFSFLWGPATPGAYLHVPKVVTEGQNLANKDSVVLRDSDGKCWPVKVTMRRDGRVALTNGWDDFWKTQGIKAGDSLDFEFVCEDLIQVKINREMFMTQAAVPVVNRPETTDAALELVDFS, encoded by the exons ATGATCTTTAATGGGTATGTACCTCATCGATTTATCATTGAGAGTGCTATGACTCGTCAATGCTGGAGAGTGGAAATAGAAGAGGAGAGGGACGGAGTAATTTATTTTCGTGAAGGCTGGGAGGATTTCGTAGAAACACACGCTTTAGAAACTGGTGACTTCCTACTCTTTGAATACGAAGAACAGTCGATTTTCCTAGTGAAAGTATATGACAGAAATGGGTGTCAAAAGATGGTTCTAGATGCACAAGGGGGTAAACATAATCCTGTTAAGATTATTGAATTTGAAGAAAGGGAAGAGAGTGGAGCCTTCAAATATGAACCAAAATTACTCGGAACAAATCTCCCTGGTCAAGAGCGTGCAAAACGGTTATACACAG ATAAAAGCGGGATATACAAGAAGAAGCACGCAATTACGAGGATTCCAATGAAACATGTAAGAACAGCCAGGGTGCTGTTCACTGAAAACAAAATGATTTTCTCTGTTAAGATCCACAAATATATGAAATATCAATTTCAGCAGATG ACCTTACCAAAGGCGATAGCAATGAAGTTAGCGAAGAAAAATGAATTGATACTTGAGGATGCTATGGGAAATCGTTGGCCAGTTGGACTCTCACATGTTATTGATGGTCGTGCGGCTATAACTCGTGGATGGAGGGCATTTACGAGAGATAATAAAGTTGCAGGCGGAGATTTATTGAGGTTCGAGTTTCTCTCAGATGATCTCGTCAATGTTTTTGTAAAAAAAGCTTCTCAAGTTGAACATAAATCTGAAGAAGCAAATTTGCAAAAAGGAGCAACCATAGCACAAAATATGACTT GTGAAACTGATGAGCTTGATTCTTTTTGCACGGATGTCAGTCCAGCTGAAGCTTCAATCACCACCAGAAGAGGCGGAAAGAGGGGTTCTTCTGAATCAAGCAGTTCTTCGTTTTCTCTCTTATGGAGGCCAGCCACTGCTGGCATTTACCTG CATGTTCCAAAGGCAGTAATTGAGGGCCAGAATCTAGTGAATAAAGACAATGTAGTGCTTCGTGATCCTGACGGCAAGTGTTGGCCGCTTGAAGTAAGCACACGCCGTGATGGTCGTGTCGCCTTAACCAATGGATGGGTTGATTTTTGGAAAGGTCATGCCATCAAAGTCGGCGACTCCTTGGATTTTGAATTTGTCTCTGAGTATTTAATTCAAGTAAAGATCAATAGAG GTAAACTCGATGACCTCGATTCTTGTACCGCTGATGTCAATCTTGCTGAAGCTTCAATCACCTCCAAAAGGGCTAGAAAGAGGGGTTGTTCAGCTGAGCCGACTAGTTCTTCATTTTCTTTCTTATGGGGACCGGCCACTCCTGGCGCTTACCTG CATGTTCCGAAGGTAGTTACAGAAGGTCAGAATCTGGCGAATAAGGACAGTGTAGTGCTTCGTGATTCTGACGGCAAGTGTTGGCCGGTCAAAGTAACCATGCGTCGTGATGGTCGTGTTGCCTTAACCAATGGATGGGATGACTTCTGGAAAACTCAGGGCATCAAAGCAGGTGACTCCTTGGATTTTGAATTTGTGTGTGAGGATCTCATTCAAGTTAAAATTAATAGAG AAATGTTCATGACCCAGGCTGCTGTACCGGTGGTTAATAGGCCTGAAACGACTGATGCTGCACTTGAACTTGTTGATTTCAGTTAG